In one window of Lacticaseibacillus casei DSM 20011 = JCM 1134 = ATCC 393 DNA:
- a CDS encoding YpmS family protein, with the protein MEAKKRSRQRNTPQPKKIRTGINWWKWLLLVLVGLLLGTGIWFTKTILTPVNINTTAKTATATNEPVFTVKLTKASANRIMAHYLKNYLRDSNVKYAVTLGTNEAALSGKFKFLGNSVKFQLTFDPLVLKNGDVLLKAKDLNVGALPVPISFVMSYIGNSYKIPRWVSLNSKAGTVVLKLSQFKLQNGMTLKATKLDLTNDDLEFAVYLPDEP; encoded by the coding sequence ATGGAAGCAAAGAAACGATCACGTCAGCGAAACACGCCGCAGCCCAAAAAAATCAGAACCGGGATTAACTGGTGGAAATGGTTATTGCTTGTGCTGGTCGGGTTACTGCTGGGAACCGGTATCTGGTTCACGAAGACAATTTTGACACCGGTGAACATCAACACAACCGCTAAAACCGCCACGGCCACGAATGAACCGGTTTTCACCGTGAAGCTCACCAAAGCCAGTGCCAATCGCATCATGGCCCACTATTTAAAAAATTATCTGCGTGACAGCAACGTCAAATATGCGGTGACGCTGGGTACGAACGAGGCTGCGTTAAGCGGTAAGTTCAAATTCCTTGGCAATTCCGTTAAATTTCAGTTAACGTTCGATCCATTGGTTCTGAAAAATGGCGACGTGCTGCTCAAAGCGAAGGATCTGAATGTCGGTGCGTTACCGGTGCCGATTAGTTTTGTCATGAGTTATATCGGTAATAGTTATAAAATCCCGCGTTGGGTAAGTCTGAATAGTAAGGCCGGAACTGTTGTGCTAAAATTGAGCCAATTTAAACTTCAAAATGGGATGACACTAAAGGCCACCAAATTGGATCTCACCAATGATGATCTTGAATTTGCGGTTTATCTGCCTGATGAGCCGTAA
- a CDS encoding ABC-F family ATP-binding cassette domain-containing protein → MQTLTAEGLSKAYGDKQLFKQIDFLINEGERIGLIGVNGTGKTTLIRALAGLEALDAGTVKTPKNYRISYLAQVPDLDPELPIMDAIYRGDSPVFQAIRQYERALAAYTKDPLNQAKTDAYTKADARMTQEDAWSAETDIKTILTQLHIDDLSARVGSLSGGQQKRVGLAQVLIESPDLLLLDEPTNHLDFDSIAWLEKYLSNYRGALLVVTHDRYFLDRVTNRIFELDRGRLFQYQGNYQAYVAKKADQLEAEKSANHKQAQLYRQELAWMHAGAQARSTKQQARINRFKELQAAKDDAPAPDQQLDPIQIASARLGKKVIEMNHANLSFGHQVVLNDFNWLVQPGTRIGITGQNGAGKSTLLNIIAGRQKLDSGTISLGETVQLGYYTQMNADLDPNKRIITYLQEVGEEVVQADGQRVSVTQMLEQFLFPRSMHGTLIGRLSGGEKRRLYLLQVLMRQPNVLLLDEPTNDLDIATLTVLEDYLDHFPGTVITVSHDRYFLDKVADQLLIFNGNGQIDRAVGEFSDYLAKQAAQPTTPKAKPVATKPAPEKVAPKAKSKLTYAEKIEYDKLQQELDELDERLAKVKAEMADVNGEDYVKLGDLQAKIDKINQTIDKKFDRFAELDQYV, encoded by the coding sequence ATGCAGACGCTAACAGCAGAAGGCCTGAGCAAGGCATACGGTGACAAGCAATTATTCAAACAAATCGACTTTTTAATCAATGAAGGCGAACGCATCGGGTTGATCGGGGTGAACGGTACCGGAAAGACCACGCTGATTCGCGCCTTGGCTGGGCTGGAAGCATTAGACGCCGGCACGGTTAAAACGCCGAAGAATTATCGCATCAGCTACCTGGCCCAAGTACCTGATCTTGATCCTGAGCTGCCGATTATGGATGCCATTTATCGCGGCGATTCGCCGGTTTTTCAGGCTATTCGGCAGTATGAACGGGCATTGGCTGCCTACACCAAGGATCCGCTGAATCAGGCGAAAACCGATGCCTACACCAAAGCCGATGCCCGCATGACCCAAGAAGATGCTTGGTCGGCCGAAACCGACATTAAGACGATTCTGACACAGCTGCATATTGATGACTTGTCGGCTCGGGTCGGTAGCCTCTCCGGCGGGCAGCAAAAGCGGGTAGGACTGGCGCAGGTTTTAATTGAATCACCTGATCTCCTGTTGCTGGATGAGCCGACGAACCATCTTGACTTTGATTCTATCGCCTGGCTCGAAAAATATTTAAGTAATTATCGCGGCGCCTTACTCGTGGTCACCCACGATCGCTATTTTTTGGATCGCGTCACCAATCGCATTTTTGAGTTGGATCGCGGCCGACTTTTCCAGTACCAAGGCAACTATCAGGCATATGTCGCCAAAAAGGCTGATCAACTGGAGGCCGAAAAATCGGCTAACCACAAACAGGCCCAGCTTTATCGCCAGGAGCTTGCCTGGATGCACGCGGGCGCCCAGGCGCGGTCAACCAAGCAACAGGCGCGCATCAATCGATTCAAAGAATTGCAAGCGGCCAAAGACGATGCCCCCGCACCTGATCAGCAACTGGATCCAATTCAGATTGCTAGTGCGCGACTCGGCAAGAAAGTGATCGAAATGAACCACGCCAACCTGAGCTTCGGTCATCAGGTCGTATTAAACGATTTTAACTGGTTGGTTCAGCCGGGAACCCGAATCGGCATTACCGGGCAAAACGGTGCCGGTAAGTCAACCTTGCTCAACATTATCGCCGGCAGACAGAAGCTGGATAGCGGCACGATTTCGTTAGGAGAAACGGTTCAGTTAGGGTATTACACCCAGATGAATGCCGATCTCGATCCAAATAAACGGATCATTACCTATCTCCAGGAAGTTGGCGAAGAAGTCGTGCAGGCAGATGGTCAACGGGTATCGGTGACTCAGATGCTGGAGCAGTTTCTGTTTCCACGCAGTATGCACGGCACGTTAATCGGGCGACTTTCCGGCGGCGAAAAGCGGCGGCTGTATCTGTTGCAGGTGCTCATGCGGCAACCGAATGTTTTGCTTTTGGATGAACCGACGAACGATTTGGATATTGCGACGTTAACCGTTTTGGAAGATTATCTGGATCATTTTCCCGGCACCGTGATCACCGTATCGCATGATCGCTATTTTCTTGATAAAGTGGCCGATCAGCTGCTGATCTTCAATGGCAACGGCCAGATTGACCGCGCTGTGGGTGAATTTTCCGATTACCTGGCTAAGCAAGCCGCGCAACCGACGACGCCAAAAGCTAAGCCTGTCGCAACCAAACCGGCACCGGAAAAAGTTGCGCCGAAAGCGAAGTCGAAACTCACATACGCTGAAAAAATAGAGTATGATAAACTGCAACAAGAACTCGATGAACTCGACGAGCGCTTGGCCAAAGTAAAGGCGGAAATGGCCGATGTCAACGGCGAAGATTACGTTAAGTTAGGTGATCTTCAGGCAAAGATTGACAAAATCAACCAGACGATTGACAAAAAATTCGACCGGTTCGCCGAGCTGGATCAATATGTATGA
- a CDS encoding YitT family protein codes for MSRNMRICLDLLMIVLGCALYGFGLVYINIANHLAEGGVTGITLLIRYWWHVDPAYSTVLLNIPLLIVGYKFLGKRALAYTIFGTLMLSAWLWIWQRVPLSIDIHHDLFISGVLAGIFGGFGSGLIYRHGGTTGGTDVVARIVEQQTGVPMGRTLLIFDAIVLTISLTYLNLELMMYTLLGAYVFSRIVNFTLDGAYAAKGVLIVSDHSQAIATAIMNDLERGTTFLHAEGGFAHDRKQVVYAVVASTEIAYTKRLIEAIDPHAFISILDVHEALGEGFTYQKKRRRLLFGH; via the coding sequence ATGTCACGCAACATGCGGATTTGTCTGGATCTTTTGATGATTGTTCTCGGTTGTGCTTTATACGGATTTGGCTTGGTCTATATTAACATTGCCAACCACCTGGCAGAAGGCGGCGTCACGGGGATTACGCTGCTGATTCGTTACTGGTGGCACGTGGACCCGGCTTATAGCACGGTACTGCTTAATATCCCGCTTCTCATCGTGGGTTATAAGTTTCTGGGAAAACGGGCGCTGGCATATACGATTTTCGGAACGTTAATGTTATCGGCATGGCTATGGATCTGGCAACGGGTCCCACTGAGCATCGACATTCATCATGATTTATTCATTTCCGGGGTACTGGCCGGTATTTTTGGCGGTTTTGGCAGCGGCTTGATTTACCGCCACGGCGGCACAACTGGCGGCACCGATGTTGTGGCCAGAATTGTCGAGCAACAAACCGGGGTGCCGATGGGGCGGACGCTGCTCATTTTTGATGCAATTGTTTTGACCATTTCGCTGACTTATTTGAACCTTGAATTGATGATGTACACACTGCTGGGTGCCTACGTCTTTTCCCGCATTGTTAACTTTACGCTGGATGGCGCATATGCAGCCAAAGGTGTGCTGATTGTTTCGGACCACAGCCAGGCAATTGCCACGGCAATTATGAATGATCTTGAACGCGGCACCACCTTTTTGCACGCGGAAGGCGGCTTTGCGCATGATCGCAAGCAAGTCGTTTACGCGGTTGTTGCCTCAACGGAAATCGCCTATACGAAACGGTTGATCGAGGCCATCGATCCCCACGCCTTCATCAGCATTCTGGATGTCCACGAGGCATTGGGCGAAGGCTTCACCTACCAAAAGAAACGGCGGCGACTTCTATTCGGCCACTAA
- the trhA gene encoding PAQR family membrane homeostasis protein TrhA: MRVSKSSHYEFNNEMFSAITHAFALGLAVMGTVMLGVKGINSGSQVELFSLIGFGVSLMLLYTASTAFHGFYFSKARHVLQVLDHSGVFILIAGSYLPYCLVAIGGKLGTGLLIAIWTLCLGGIGYKLFFLNRFKHLETMIYVVLGWLCVIGMVPLWHHLGPVGFSLLVAGGLAYTGGAMLYLQKGIPYIHVIWHLFVILGSLCMYLSIYFYL, from the coding sequence ATGCGCGTGTCAAAATCAAGCCATTATGAATTTAACAATGAAATGTTTAGTGCCATCACCCATGCGTTCGCACTCGGCTTGGCTGTGATGGGAACCGTCATGTTAGGCGTTAAGGGAATCAACAGTGGTAGTCAGGTCGAATTATTCAGCCTTATCGGGTTCGGTGTTTCGCTGATGTTGCTCTACACTGCTTCAACTGCCTTTCATGGTTTCTATTTTAGCAAGGCCCGCCATGTTTTGCAGGTACTGGATCACTCCGGCGTCTTCATTTTAATCGCCGGTTCCTACCTGCCGTATTGCTTGGTGGCCATTGGCGGCAAACTCGGTACCGGTCTTTTAATCGCCATTTGGACTTTATGCCTCGGGGGAATTGGCTATAAGCTCTTTTTCCTGAATCGCTTCAAACATTTGGAAACCATGATTTATGTGGTGTTAGGTTGGCTCTGCGTGATCGGCATGGTTCCGCTATGGCATCACCTGGGCCCGGTCGGATTCAGCTTATTAGTGGCTGGCGGCCTAGCTTACACTGGTGGTGCCATGCTCTACTTGCAAAAAGGCATCCCATACATTCACGTTATCTGGCATCTCTTCGTCATCCTTGGCAGCTTGTGTATGTACTTGTCGATTTACTTTTACCTGTAA
- a CDS encoding SGNH/GDSL hydrolase family protein gives MAKLKNIFIACSVVLVACLLAFGGWQLFGPATSPSEVKVASSTPKQIQLTAVGDSLTYGVGDATNNGGYVGLTKSDLEATGQYQVTTKNYGVSGDTSTQILNRINKQAKIRTDLKRVNIITMTAGGNDLMHVLQKHFLTLSEKQITAGSAAFQKRLTTLLTTIRKENPSAPIYVFGIYNPFYVYFPKMTAMTNSVTAWNQATQKTLQQFKHVYYVDIDSVLSSGDTAANKASAKEALKEATSGEGNPLIFSQDHFHPNNAGYAQMTKQLMKQIQATKKEWE, from the coding sequence ATGGCTAAATTAAAAAATATTTTTATAGCTTGTAGCGTCGTGCTGGTTGCCTGCCTGCTGGCGTTTGGCGGGTGGCAGCTGTTTGGACCAGCAACTAGCCCAAGTGAGGTTAAAGTCGCCTCGAGCACGCCTAAGCAAATCCAACTGACGGCGGTTGGCGATTCGTTAACTTATGGTGTCGGCGACGCAACCAATAATGGCGGGTATGTCGGGTTAACGAAAAGCGATTTAGAGGCAACCGGCCAGTATCAGGTTACGACGAAAAATTACGGGGTCAGCGGCGACACCAGCACGCAAATTCTCAACCGCATCAACAAACAGGCCAAGATCCGTACTGACCTGAAACGCGTCAATATCATTACCATGACTGCCGGCGGAAATGATTTAATGCATGTCCTCCAAAAGCACTTTTTGACGTTGTCCGAAAAGCAAATCACGGCAGGCAGTGCTGCGTTTCAAAAACGCTTGACGACGCTGCTTACCACGATTCGCAAGGAAAACCCATCTGCGCCGATTTACGTTTTTGGCATTTACAATCCATTTTACGTTTATTTTCCAAAAATGACGGCGATGACCAACAGCGTCACTGCCTGGAATCAAGCGACTCAAAAAACATTACAACAGTTTAAACACGTTTACTACGTTGATATTGACAGCGTTTTGTCGAGCGGGGACACAGCAGCAAACAAGGCTTCGGCTAAAGAAGCGCTCAAAGAAGCAACTTCCGGCGAAGGTAATCCGCTTATTTTCTCTCAGGATCATTTTCATCCCAATAATGCTGGTTATGCGCAGATGACGAAGCAGCTTATGAAACAAATACAGGCAACGAAGAAAGAGTGGGAGTAG
- a CDS encoding YozE family protein, whose protein sequence is MHRTFYEYLMTLRNPNDHGEIAEFAKNAFLDQSFPKQEKDYHRLSDYLELNGNYLPTMAIFDETYHDYLASESTGGDSNQ, encoded by the coding sequence ATGCATCGGACTTTTTACGAATATCTCATGACATTGCGCAATCCCAATGACCATGGGGAAATTGCCGAGTTTGCCAAGAACGCTTTTCTGGATCAAAGTTTTCCGAAACAGGAGAAAGATTACCATCGGCTAAGTGATTACCTGGAATTAAACGGTAATTATCTGCCGACAATGGCGATTTTTGATGAAACGTACCACGACTATCTGGCCAGCGAAAGCACAGGAGGCGATTCCAATCAATAA
- the msrA gene encoding peptide-methionine (S)-S-oxide reductase MsrA produces MKKETAIFAGGCFWCMVEPFEEQPGILNVVSGYTGGHVPNPTYEQVSSHTTGHTEAVEITFDADVIDYPTLLGIYWQQTDPTDAMGQFQDRGDNYRPVIFVKDEAQRKAAEASKAALEASGRFTDPIVTQIEPAKPFYPAEPEHQQFYAKNPRRYAMEHAQRQAFIDKNWKD; encoded by the coding sequence ATGAAAAAAGAAACTGCTATTTTTGCCGGCGGGTGTTTTTGGTGCATGGTTGAACCGTTCGAGGAACAACCTGGCATTTTAAATGTGGTTTCCGGTTATACCGGTGGGCATGTGCCTAATCCAACTTATGAACAGGTATCTTCGCATACGACCGGCCATACCGAAGCCGTTGAGATCACTTTTGATGCAGACGTTATTGATTACCCGACATTGCTGGGGATCTATTGGCAACAAACCGACCCGACCGATGCCATGGGACAGTTTCAGGATCGTGGCGACAATTATCGGCCGGTTATTTTCGTGAAAGACGAAGCGCAACGCAAAGCCGCTGAAGCGTCGAAGGCGGCGTTAGAAGCCAGCGGACGCTTCACCGACCCAATTGTGACGCAGATTGAACCGGCCAAGCCGTTTTATCCGGCCGAACCGGAGCATCAGCAATTTTATGCCAAAAATCCGCGGCGGTACGCAATGGAACATGCACAACGCCAAGCTTTTATTGACAAAAACTGGAAGGACTAA
- a CDS encoding thymidylate synthase, producing the protein MLEQPYLDLAKKVLDEGHFKPDRTHTGTYSIFGHQMRFDLSKGFPLLTTKKVPFGLIKSELLWFLRGDTNIRFLLQHKNHIWDEWAFEKWVTSPEYHGPDMTDFGHRRVKDPEFAKVYQEEMAKFDEKVLNDDAFAAKYGDLGLVYGSQWRAWRTSTGQTIDQLGDVIEQIKTHPYSRRLIVSAWNPEDVPTMALPPCHTLYQFYVNDGKLSLQLYQRSGDIFLGVPFNIASYALLTHLVAHQCGLKVGEFVHTFGDAHLYVNHIDQIKEQLTRTPRPAPKLVLNPDKHDIFDFEMKDIKLLNYDPYPTIKAPVAV; encoded by the coding sequence ATGTTAGAGCAGCCATATCTCGATCTTGCAAAAAAAGTCCTCGATGAAGGACATTTCAAACCCGATCGCACCCACACCGGCACTTACAGTATTTTTGGACATCAAATGCGCTTTGATCTCAGCAAGGGATTTCCGTTGCTGACGACTAAAAAAGTGCCATTTGGTTTAATTAAAAGTGAACTGTTGTGGTTCTTGCGCGGCGACACCAACATTCGGTTCTTACTGCAACACAAAAACCATATCTGGGATGAATGGGCATTTGAAAAATGGGTCACCAGTCCGGAATATCACGGACCGGATATGACGGATTTTGGTCATCGCCGGGTAAAAGACCCCGAGTTTGCAAAAGTTTATCAGGAAGAAATGGCTAAGTTCGACGAAAAGGTTTTGAACGATGATGCCTTCGCTGCGAAATATGGCGATCTCGGGTTGGTTTATGGGTCCCAATGGCGTGCCTGGCGCACCAGTACCGGCCAAACCATCGACCAGCTAGGGGATGTTATCGAGCAGATCAAGACGCACCCATACTCGCGGCGCTTGATCGTGTCAGCTTGGAATCCCGAAGATGTTCCGACCATGGCCTTGCCACCTTGCCATACGCTTTATCAGTTTTATGTCAATGACGGCAAGTTGTCCTTGCAACTTTACCAGCGGTCCGGGGATATTTTTCTGGGTGTACCGTTTAACATTGCGTCTTATGCATTACTGACGCATTTAGTCGCGCATCAATGCGGGCTAAAAGTCGGCGAGTTCGTTCATACATTCGGGGATGCCCATCTCTATGTCAATCACATTGACCAGATCAAAGAGCAACTGACACGCACCCCACGTCCGGCACCAAAATTGGTTTTGAATCCGGACAAGCACGATATTTTTGATTTTGAGATGAAAGATATTAAATTGCTGAACTATGATCCATACCCGACCATCAAGGCGCCAGTTGCGGTTTGA
- a CDS encoding CCA tRNA nucleotidyltransferase: MQLDLKQPDFQAAIPILKKIEAAGYEAYFVGGSVRDALLGLPIHDVDIASSAYPEEIKRIFKRTVDTGIEHGTVMVLDHGTGYEVTTFRTESRYQDFRRPDHVTFVRSLAEDLKRRDFTINALAVRHDGTIIDLFDGLADLKKHELRAVGDPHERFHEDALRMMRAVRFESQLGFHIEPATKEAITANAPLLKHISVERIAAEFNRLLIGIDRRFGIQDFVTTGLFAYAPALAGQRTALWHFSELPDTPFSGIASGWSALLFMLKLDPEPTLKAWKQSNDLIDLVSQTVTLLAKISTPTPWDLYTAGSRAVAVAGEVAALLEPNFDRQALAAAYARLPIHSKKELALTGRDLITAGVRPGPEMGKLLHQVESQVVAGVLPNDPKKLLPAAIEMSRERQ, encoded by the coding sequence ATGCAGTTAGATTTAAAGCAGCCTGATTTTCAAGCGGCAATTCCTATTTTAAAAAAAATCGAAGCAGCCGGTTATGAAGCCTATTTTGTCGGTGGCAGTGTGCGCGATGCGTTGTTAGGGCTGCCGATCCATGATGTCGATATCGCCAGCTCAGCCTACCCGGAGGAGATTAAGCGCATTTTTAAGCGCACCGTCGATACCGGTATCGAGCATGGGACTGTGATGGTGTTGGACCATGGGACGGGATACGAAGTCACCACATTTCGAACCGAGTCACGGTATCAGGATTTTCGGCGGCCGGATCACGTGACATTTGTCCGTTCGTTGGCAGAAGATCTCAAGCGCCGGGATTTTACGATTAATGCCTTGGCCGTTCGCCATGACGGCACGATTATTGATTTATTCGACGGTCTAGCCGATTTGAAAAAGCACGAGTTGCGGGCAGTTGGTGATCCGCACGAGCGTTTTCACGAGGATGCGCTGCGGATGATGCGCGCCGTCCGGTTTGAAAGTCAGCTGGGTTTTCACATTGAGCCGGCGACCAAAGAAGCGATTACGGCAAATGCTCCGTTGCTAAAGCATATTTCGGTTGAACGGATTGCGGCGGAATTTAATCGGCTGTTGATCGGGATTGATCGGCGGTTTGGTATTCAAGACTTTGTGACGACCGGATTGTTCGCGTATGCCCCGGCACTGGCTGGCCAGAGAACGGCTTTATGGCACTTTAGCGAGCTGCCGGACACCCCTTTTAGCGGCATTGCCAGTGGTTGGAGCGCGCTGCTTTTTATGCTCAAGCTAGATCCGGAACCAACCTTAAAAGCCTGGAAGCAATCTAACGACTTAATTGACCTAGTCAGTCAGACGGTGACGCTGCTGGCCAAAATATCGACGCCGACTCCCTGGGATTTGTATACTGCCGGCTCCCGGGCTGTGGCAGTTGCTGGTGAAGTGGCCGCCTTACTGGAACCGAACTTTGATCGACAGGCGCTGGCGGCAGCATATGCCCGGCTGCCAATTCACTCAAAAAAGGAGCTGGCACTGACCGGACGTGATTTAATCACAGCCGGTGTTCGTCCCGGCCCCGAAATGGGAAAATTGCTGCATCAGGTTGAATCACAGGTTGTGGCCGGTGTTTTGCCCAATGATCCCAAAAAGTTGTTGCCTGCAGCAATTGAAATGTCTCGAGAACGGCAGTGA
- a CDS encoding S41 family peptidase — protein MLIFVVALGGGAAGGYALSYQQAQQSVLKTGVPKALAPVVSAYETVTNNYYKKVNTTKLTDGAIKGMLGTLDDPYSVYLQNNDKTDLDDTISASFGGIGATIQQNHDSLSIASILPGTPAKKAGMQVGDVLLKVDGKDVSKKTVSQAVDKIRGKIGTTVAVTVKRGNKQATFSMKRKKITVDTVTGKLAPENKQVGVITISTFSEPTVKQFKATVKKLRKEGAKSFVLDLRQNPGGMMTTALSISSMFSKNGQTVMQIEDRNGAKEVYKAGKKLDGGFKITEKTAVLIDGNSASASEITAAALHQNRNIPLVGEKSFGKGTVQNVGEMGSNKELKLTVAKWLTPDGTWINHKGLTPDVKVDYPAAAKITLINATQLKPGDKGSDVKSLQQMLTALKVGSVNVNGQYDDATQAAVKSFQQANKLDATGTADQETLAALAQKLSDQLTKDDPMVKAAVQEVTK, from the coding sequence ATTTTGATCTTTGTAGTTGCGCTTGGCGGCGGTGCAGCAGGCGGCTATGCCTTGTCGTATCAGCAGGCCCAACAAAGCGTGCTGAAAACCGGCGTTCCTAAGGCATTGGCACCTGTCGTTTCCGCGTACGAAACAGTCACCAACAATTACTACAAAAAGGTGAACACGACCAAGCTGACAGACGGGGCGATCAAGGGGATGTTGGGGACGCTTGACGATCCGTACTCGGTCTATCTGCAAAACAATGACAAAACCGACCTTGACGACACCATCTCTGCTTCGTTTGGGGGGATTGGCGCCACGATTCAACAAAATCATGACAGTTTGTCGATTGCCAGCATTTTGCCAGGCACGCCCGCCAAAAAAGCAGGCATGCAGGTAGGTGACGTTCTGCTCAAAGTTGACGGGAAAGATGTCTCCAAAAAGACCGTCTCGCAAGCGGTCGACAAGATTCGCGGTAAAATCGGAACGACTGTTGCAGTGACGGTCAAGCGCGGCAACAAGCAGGCAACATTTTCCATGAAGCGCAAGAAGATTACGGTTGATACCGTGACTGGCAAGCTTGCGCCGGAAAACAAGCAGGTTGGTGTCATCACGATCTCCACCTTCAGCGAACCGACTGTGAAGCAATTCAAAGCAACCGTTAAGAAATTGCGCAAAGAAGGCGCGAAGTCGTTTGTACTCGACCTGCGCCAAAATCCTGGCGGCATGATGACAACTGCTTTGTCGATCAGCTCGATGTTTTCCAAGAACGGGCAAACCGTGATGCAAATCGAAGACCGTAACGGCGCCAAAGAGGTCTACAAAGCTGGCAAGAAGCTTGATGGCGGCTTTAAGATCACTGAGAAAACCGCGGTGCTGATTGATGGCAATTCAGCTTCGGCCAGCGAAATCACGGCGGCTGCATTGCACCAAAACCGCAATATTCCGTTAGTCGGTGAGAAGAGTTTTGGTAAAGGCACCGTTCAAAATGTCGGCGAAATGGGCAGTAACAAAGAGCTCAAACTGACCGTTGCCAAATGGCTCACACCAGACGGCACCTGGATCAACCACAAGGGCTTAACCCCCGATGTGAAGGTTGACTATCCGGCTGCGGCCAAAATCACGTTGATTAATGCGACCCAGCTCAAGCCCGGAGACAAGGGTAGCGATGTGAAATCCCTGCAGCAAATGTTGACGGCTTTGAAAGTTGGTTCTGTTAACGTTAACGGCCAATACGACGATGCGACTCAAGCTGCCGTCAAATCCTTCCAGCAAGCCAACAAACTCGACGCAACCGGCACAGCCGATCAGGAAACCTTGGCAGCTCTTGCCCAGAAGTTGAGTGATCAGCTGACGAAAGATGATCCGATGGTGAAAGCCGCGGTGCAGGAAGTCACGAAGTAA
- a CDS encoding dihydrofolate reductase — MTEFLWAQDRNGIIGKDGHLPWHLPDDLHYFRAQTVGKIMVVGRRTYESFPKRPLPERTNVVLTHQADYQAPGAVVLHDVPEVFAYAKQHPDQDLVIAGGAQIFTAFKDDVDTLLVTRLAGSFDGDTKMIPLDWDAFTKVSSRTVEDANPDLTHTYEVWKKKA, encoded by the coding sequence ATGACCGAATTTTTATGGGCACAGGATCGCAATGGCATTATCGGCAAGGATGGCCACTTGCCTTGGCATCTGCCAGACGATTTGCATTATTTTCGGGCACAAACGGTGGGCAAAATCATGGTTGTGGGTCGGCGTACCTACGAAAGCTTTCCTAAGCGGCCGCTGCCTGAGCGCACGAATGTTGTCTTGACCCATCAAGCCGATTATCAGGCGCCGGGGGCTGTGGTGCTGCATGATGTCCCCGAGGTCTTCGCTTACGCCAAGCAGCACCCTGACCAAGATCTCGTTATCGCAGGCGGCGCACAAATCTTTACAGCCTTTAAAGATGACGTTGATACTTTGCTGGTCACGCGATTAGCCGGAAGCTTTGATGGCGATACGAAAATGATCCCGTTAGACTGGGATGCCTTCACCAAAGTATCCAGCCGCACTGTTGAAGATGCCAATCCAGATTTGACGCACACGTATGAAGTTTGGAAAAAGAAAGCTTAA
- a CDS encoding DegV family protein — protein sequence MANIKIVTDSSVQLTPEEISKYHITVVPLTIMIDNTVYIDGETITREDFMDEMAAAHNLPKTSQPAIGTFTDVFDKLTADGSQVLAIHMTETLSGTVNSARQAAQLAKGKVTVVDSLSTDRGLAFQVLAAAEMAEAGKDLQTILDKIKQIRDNTTLVLGVTSLDNLVKGGRISRVSGLISSFLNIKVVLQLKDGELSALRKGRGMKTINNFITETISQMAKMPNIKSVGISTAGATELGEDVGKRIAEVLPSVPVLVRPTDPVIATHTGPGALAIIYYVD from the coding sequence ATGGCAAATATCAAGATCGTCACGGATTCCTCCGTTCAACTGACTCCAGAAGAGATCAGCAAGTACCATATTACGGTTGTTCCGTTGACTATTATGATTGACAATACGGTTTACATTGACGGTGAAACGATCACCCGCGAAGACTTTATGGATGAAATGGCAGCGGCGCATAATCTGCCAAAGACATCCCAGCCGGCAATCGGCACTTTTACGGATGTTTTCGATAAGTTGACTGCCGATGGGAGCCAGGTGTTGGCGATTCATATGACGGAAACGCTTAGTGGCACCGTTAACTCAGCACGGCAGGCCGCGCAACTTGCAAAGGGCAAAGTGACGGTCGTTGATTCGTTATCGACGGATCGCGGGCTGGCCTTTCAGGTTTTGGCAGCTGCGGAAATGGCAGAGGCCGGTAAGGATCTGCAAACGATTCTTGATAAAATCAAGCAAATCCGCGACAACACAACATTGGTTTTAGGGGTCACGAGTTTGGATAACTTGGTTAAAGGTGGACGGATTAGTCGCGTTTCCGGTTTGATTTCGTCATTCTTGAATATTAAAGTTGTTTTGCAGTTGAAAGATGGCGAGTTGTCAGCGCTACGCAAAGGCCGCGGCATGAAGACCATCAATAACTTTATCACTGAAACAATCAGTCAAATGGCCAAAATGCCGAATATAAAAAGTGTTGGCATTTCAACGGCGGGTGCAACCGAGTTAGGTGAAGACGTTGGCAAGCGCATTGCGGAAGTCTTACCAAGCGTCCCGGTTCTGGTGCGGCCAACCGATCCGGTCATCGCAACCCACACCGGTCCCGGCGCCCTTGCGATCATTTATTACGTTGATTAA